The sequence TATTGAAAACCAACACTTCTTCATATGGGTAATCATGAGTAGAATCATTAGGTCGTCTCAAAACTTTGACCCTTTCGGAACACCGCTTCTCCAGATCTCCGACAATGTTAACGTTGAAACACTGACGTAAATCAAGATGTTCCAGGTTAAGACAATGATCAATAATGGCGTTTAAACCAGCGTCTGTTAATTTGTTTCCGAAAAGCTGGAGGTTGTGAAGTCCAGGCATTGTTTCAGCGATAGCTAGAGCATCATCGTCGCCCTCGTTCGCAGTACGAATGTCACCCACGCAGTTTAGCTTAAATGTCTTCAGATAAGGACAAGACTGGCCTACAACTCTGAGAGAATCTCCGGACAGTGTGATGAACGAGACATCGAGTTCTTCAAGCAATGGAAGCTTCATAAGTGCTTCGGTAAGCCCCTTGTTTGTTATTTGAGAGCACAGTGCAAGTGTAAGGCTTCTCAGGCTACTTGAACTGAAAACAATTACGTGTTagagtttaaattaaaaaaactgaaGCCAAGTTAAATAAATACTAAGAACGCTAAAAACGCAAAACATATTCACAAAAGAACTTAGCAGCACCAGCTAGACCtcatgagagagagagacataacCTATCAGCGACGTAGTTG comes from Brassica rapa cultivar Chiifu-401-42 chromosome A02, CAAS_Brap_v3.01, whole genome shotgun sequence and encodes:
- the LOC103851457 gene encoding putative F-box/LRR-repeat protein 23 produces the protein MKLPLLEELDVSFITLSGDSLRVVGQSCPYLKTFKLNCVGDIRTANEGDDDALAIAETMPGLHNLQLFGNKLTDAGLNAIIDHCLNLEHLDLRQCFNVNIVGDLEKRCSERVKVLRRPNDSTHDYPYEEVLVFNMMRASEDGFMPNVSYYRDFEGASDHSDYDPYDVYDDPWDMYGDLRF